ACACTGACATAGAGAACATCAGCAGACCACCTCTCACCTCTCATTGGTAACTACCCATCTGTTGGCATGTAAATGATGTACAAATTACCATACCATGTATGAAAATGCTACATATTATTGACTATGTATCCaagtaatataaaatggaaatatgtGAAGTATGGTTTGGTCAGTGTGGCAcagtggggccctgggttcaattccagacctgggatgctatttggagtttgtattttctctcgtgtttgcatgggtttcctcccatagtccaaaaacatacttttaggttaactgtcttctgggaaaactggctttaGGTGTAAGTGTGTCTGCCTGACTTCTTGCTCACAGGGATGGGctttggctcccctgcaaccatgaattggaagaagtggctagaaaatggatgatttGTTCAATTTTATACCTCTGCCATGTGTGGAATTTTACAAATTAGTGTACTCCACTGTCCCAGATGTTCAGGAAAGATTGGATTCATGGGAGCATATTGTAGCGCTCTCAGGTTCAAAAGGGTATGCACCCTCAccgctgccgcctcaggtcggtCCCCCCACCACTGGGGACttgaacccgggcctccggcatcactcatcagggacccagccagctgagctaaagggagatctcctgTCAGCCCGCCAGCtgtggtccctgctattcacagggaagggcggtgacatcaccgcgcTGGGAAGCCGGCTCGCACTACCTGTAATGTCAGCCGTATGCGTTATGATATCAAGCCACTCAAGGTGTGAAGTCCCACCACACAGTATTTAGTTTAATGCTTAAGGTCTCCAAAATTGTCCAATTTCTTTATATTGAGTAATTGGAGTGAAAAGTTAATTAGATCCCCAGATCAGTTAGCTACTGTCAGCACGGCTGATGTAGGTGGGCCAAAGAACATCCTCTCCTTTGTATCTGTTCTCATGTTGATGTGTTTCCTAACAAAGGACCAAATGTTGAACACAAGCATTAAAGCATTAGTATCTGTTATGAAGGAGTTACCACTGATGATGTGTTTCCTCCTACAAACCTGAAGGAGACTTTCATCTCCAGATAATTTAATAATCCAAAAGGAATCTAAAAtctctgaaattaaaaaaaatgtgaacatttCACTAATATTGGTATATATGCTCATTTAAAAATAGCACAGTACAAGTTAGCCATTGTGTTCATGCAAAAATCAACATAAAAATTCCTGCTTAGACATGCAGCAAGTGCTAAGAATGTTGTGAGATTCAGTCTCCAGGTTATTTACGAGAGGCTCCGTGAAACCAGCTTGATTTAGATCAACTGACAGACTTGACTGGTGATGTCTTCTCTCCAGAGTGCCCTTATCATTGGCCGCTgggttttgagtctgggtcTGTGGCCCCAGAGCAGATCAGCTGCTCCAATGAGGACCAGTACACAGGCTGGTACTCCTCCTGGACCTCTAGCAAAGCAAGACTCAACAGCCAGGGCTTCGGGTGagtcaggacacacacacttctCATTGCCTTCAATATACAATTTACTGTTTAGCCCTGGTTTCCCCAACCTCTAAACTGATAACCAATAACCTCTGTTACTTCAAAAGCCAAGGTCTCCcatgtattgatttttttactaAATTATTAAAGATGAAATAACACTACAGAATTATGCCATGTGATTTTGAAAGCATGCCTAAACACATTTTTAGGTGATATGGTGTGCACTGCAGATAATATGGAACCATGGCTCATTTCCTTCCTTACCACTGAATGTTCAAGGGAGGGGAGGTTTGAAAAGGGATTTTTGAATATGAGTGAAACCCAAAACATCTATAAAAGTAATTATGTTAAAAACCAAAAGGATGTATAGGCTTGTGAATAACAAGTCATAGCctattatagctttttatatgGATATTAATTTACTAAGCATGGTGTTAACTACGACAGGCTGTGATTTTCACTACACAGACAAAAAGTTCTACACCTTTTGCAAACAGAGGGTTGGATAGAGTATTTACTCCTGTGCTGCATGTCGGTGTCTGATATACTGTGGTTTAAGCCTGCACACTGACAGATGTCCTGGGTGTTCCTTACAGGTGTGCTTGGCTCTCCAAATTCCAGGACACCAGCCAGTGGCTTCAGATTGATCTGAAGGAAGTGAAAGTGGTCTCTGGCATCCTGACCCAGGGGCGGTGCGATGCTGATGAATGGATGACCAAATACAGCGTCCAGTTCCGCTCTATTGAGAGCCTGAACTGGGTCTACTACAAGGACCAGACTGGAAACAACAGGGTGAGTGTCAGAGGACATCCCAAGGACGTCTGTGCATAGCACAGCAAGAAGATTTAAGACACCACAGGAGCCGGTATAGCTGAAACCACCAATTCCCTTTATCCTTTTATTACCTTGTCCATAATCCTGAACATAATGTTACGCATCTCGCCCTGATCATAGTATAAACCCTAATTCTAATTTTAGACCTCTACCCTTAACTTAGCGCCAACACTAACATTGACACTATGTACAAGCCCAACCCTAAGTGTAACTGTAGCTCAAGTCCTAATTCTAAGTCAGACCCTATTAACAACTCTTAATTCTTACCCTAACCACAACTCCCATCCTAACCTATATCATTCAATCAAACCCTACCTTCAGCTTGTGCACCACCACTACTCATAATCCCATCTTCATCTGTTTCCTACTCTAGTTCTAACCTTGTCCCTTGAGCCCCTAACCTAATTCTAAGACACATCCTAAAAATTGAATTCTATTTgcttttttccttaaaaaatggaaatacaaaatctaaaatggaCTGGACATCTTAAATTCTATCAAACAGATGACTTTGAATTACTACAAAtcacagtactttaatattaccAGTATATATAGCTATATATTTCAATTAATTCATAATTTTAACTTTCATCATGCAGTTAACAAAAACCCCACCACACTGGTTAGAAAACTGACAGTAGTCATAGTCACTACTGTCTTGTCCTTGCTTAAAGTCGGGCCCTGCCTTAACTGCAAAAGCATGTCATATAGTCTCTACCATTATTCCTTGGTTAGACTTGTTTTAATCATAGCACTCGTCCTAATTTTAATCCAACACTTTCATTAACCCTACTTCTAAACCATACCCCAAATCGTTCCCAACATTGAGCTTATTGCAAAGAAAAGGCCAACAGAGACTTTCTTCTCATGAAACGTGATTACTTTGAAGTAGACAGGAGTATTTGAACACTTTTCTACTTACTTGGTGGGATGGCAACATCATTAAATGCAACAAGCTGCGAAAATCAGTGAAGATGAGCAGAAAAATCATTGGGGCAAATTAGATCAACCTTCTACAAACAGAGGGTGGTAATAAACAAGGCCAAGAACATTGTGTGTCTGATCCCCTCCATTGTGAATATACCCTACTTCCATCAGGGGGGTGCCTCTGTGTCCCCAAGTGGAACAGTAacagactcaggaaatctttcatcctCTTTGCAGTCTCACTATCAAATGCTGTAAAGTAACTCCTTTATTCTACCTCCTGAAacagtgttgtactgtattCTGTGTTGGTGATGTTGTCTCTTTTTGTTGTACTGTTGCGTTGGACCCTGCTGTAAAACAGATTTCCCAGAGGGCATAATAAGGGCTAgaactgaattgaaaaaaaaagaaaaaagcttaaCTATGACCTTAACCTTATCTCAGTATCTCTTGAACACTTGCAATGATTACATTCCAAATCCCCTGAAAACTCAAAACTGGTACTGGTATTTACACCACCATTAGATAGAAAGTTATTCACAGGATTAACACCAGTGGTAGTATTTAACAGAAAGTTATTCATTGGATTAATACCACTGGTACTGTTAAACAGAAAGTTATTCATTGGATTAACACCACTGGTACCATTAAACAGAAAGGTATTCACAGGATTAACACCACTGGTACCATTAAACAGAAAGGTATTCACAGGATTAACACCACTGGTACGATTAAACAGAAAGGTATTCACAGGATTAACACCACTGGTACGATTAAACAGAAAGGTATTCACAGGATTAACACCACTGGTACTATTAAACAGAAAGGTATTCACAGGATTAACACCACTGGTACTATTAAACAGAAAGGTATTCACAGGATTAACACCACTGGTACTATTAAACAGAAAGGTATTCACAGGATTAACACCACTGGTACTATTAAACAGAAAGGTATTCACAGGATTAACACCCTCCCCCTCACTGCGACAATCCTGTGAGATCTTTTCCAGAGGGGAGTGCAGACCACATGATCACAGAGGCCTGCTTTGTCCCCTCAGGTGTTCTATGGGAACTCGGACAGGTCCTCTTCAGTACAGAACCTCCTGCGCCCGCCCATCGTGGCTCGATACATCCGCCTGCTCCCCCTGGGCTGGCACACACGCATCGCCGTCAGGATGGAGCTGCTCCTGTGCATGAACAAGTGTGCCTGAGACACCAGCACAGGCGGGCTGTAGCTAGTGCTCAGTGAGCCCTCATTCGCCGCAGAGGAACAAAACTTACAGCTACCATAAAACCTCAGAAAAGAAGCCGCCCTTATCAGtttcacaattaaaatatttggggAGGAGCATGACATTCTTCCACTGCGCACACATACCAGCAACAAAAAGCTCATCTGAATTTGTCAATGACATTCATCCGATAAGCAgcaggcatgtactgtattctgttttcaagaaaaaaaaacaaacgtaaACTAAAATAAAGACTCAATGCAGATCTATTGTACCAAAACAATCAGTTTTCCACTGTAGCTTGGGGGTATAGGAGAGAAAAAGAGTGGGAAGCACTGTTGATACATTAATAGAGGGGAGCAGGGGTTTTCGTGAGGGGTCtcgtgtgctgtactgtgtgtgaatTATAACGTGTTTTGTGACAGTCAAGTAGGTTACACTGGTAAATCCCCATTGAATTGGGGACgtcattttgtgtttacagAAATATCACTGTTTTACTGTTACAAAGGCAATGGCCTTCAATAAATACAAACTGAGTCTTGTACTCTGGCTTCATTTGATGGAACATTTCTTACAGGAAACAGATTATGTAGACATGGCAATGGGAGGACTGCAGTATGTTGCTCCTTGGACAAATGAGGATAAATACAGACAAGGCATCTTTCAAATGTAGAAGCCCAAGGCCTTAAATCCCAAGAGCCCCAACACTCAGAAAATCTTAAATAGGCAAAGGTGTATAATGTTGAAGAGAGTTAAACTCCTTCTCCTCCATTTTCTGACAGTAAAGTCTGatgcagaataaaataaaaaagtctatACACCTTTGAATTGCAaaacttgtattttaaataaatggataACCCATTCGAAAATGCTAGTTCAGAAATACTTTGAACTATTATCATGTTACCAACAAGTTAAATAGTCTAATAACAGTTAAATCCATGCACATAAGCTGAACAAAAAACTGCAGTGGTGAAgtataaaaaaaagacaatcgTTTTCTTATTGGCATTtattctggatttcctgaagtAGAGTCAGGATTGCTTGAACCGGACTGAGACTAAAGCCATTTAATGAATACAgagatacagtaggtgtcaGTAAGGAAGAAAGAGCAATATCAAAGAATTTGTCA
This portion of the Lepisosteus oculatus isolate fLepOcu1 chromosome 15, fLepOcu1.hap2, whole genome shotgun sequence genome encodes:
- the rs1a gene encoding retinoschisin 1a, with the translated sequence MEIKFGNILLSILFLSEALVRASTEEEERTDPWMGKACKCDCEGESNSLWPSKKNIQECMPECPYHWPLGFESGSVAPEQISCSNEDQYTGWYSSWTSSKARLNSQGFGCAWLSKFQDTSQWLQIDLKEVKVVSGILTQGRCDADEWMTKYSVQFRSIESLNWVYYKDQTGNNRVFYGNSDRSSSVQNLLRPPIVARYIRLLPLGWHTRIAVRMELLLCMNKCA